The window ATGAAGCTGCAAATGCAAAATCTCACCTTCATCAATCTGTGGCTGCAAACGAGGCTGAAGTCGCTACCCTATGTTGGGATTATACAACAATAAAACAAAGgtttttaaagaatatatatcaattaaaaaagtttatggGACAATCATATACCAAAGTAACGATATGTTTGACATCCGTTGATTAAACCCATTATTATATCAAAAGcgtttatatacattatttaaaaCTACTGGATATCGTGCGGGTAAACAGTAGGATTCCTAGCCTTTTAAAACCCTCTTCAATTCCAAACCATCTTAAAACATTGCTACATAAGATGTTATCGTATGTGacatcttcatattttttttttacaatatttatctttctttaaattaaattattttaatatttttataaaaattatgacttacctaattttcaaatgttatatagatcttaaaattatttattttaggtaaaaatttgttttttgacACTATACATTTTTACCGATAGCTACTTTGGATTGCATATGTATATTTTACATTAgagttaaatattttatttaccaattttttaattttactagAATAAGTATTGGTTTGCTTTTAAATTATTGTGTATGTAATTGGTTGTGTCTTTTTTGGTGCTTCACAATTTTGGTTGCTCAATGCATgttatttaatgtttttgttgACCAGTTTTGTTACTAACCATAATATGAAATACAAGGGCCAACGAATGATATGGTTGTATAAATTAACAcaaaatacttttattaattatcaaTATCCACATCTAGctagattatttttcttatgtatATTCCATTAACGATATTTTAGTTAGCCGCAAGTAATCATATAAATGAGTATACCAACTCCATTCAACATAAATGGCGAAGTTACACCACAAAATAATCTTATTGAAAGTCCATAAAATATTTCCCATATATTTCTTTATCCAAAAGGTTTGGACCTAAGacaatatattattatctttactGTCAATCCAATGTTAATTTTCGATTTAGATATTAACGAGTTGTCACATTAAACTATCATTTATAGCAAATTttgttcatttcatttcattaacaAACCAAATATTCACTTATGATGTTTTTAGTTACAACCCATATTTCAAGGCTAGAAACTAGAAACCTTTTGGTGTTTGAACGTTCAAGGCCCGGCAATTTTACACTTTCCCCAATATTTAAGCCCCACTAAGCCACAAAATATCCAACCCTACCCCAATACATTACCCACCCTACCCCCCACCCCgataatattaataaacaacgttaatataataaaatatataatataatcaacTTATAATAGTCATAATGTTGTCTATATAACTTCATTGTAACTTAGCCTATAACCTTCCCCCCTTCTCTCATTTCATAACTTTGTATTGCTTGTATTTGCATCCCAAATCATACCAAACTTTCATTATCAAAAAACCCAACTTTCATCCATCACTTCCATTTTTCTTACTAAATAAAagcacatataaatataatgtaattttttcaACCCATTCATGATCAAATCTAATATTACTATATTTACTCACTTGGGTTTTCAATTTTAGCTCAAAaagatcatttttttttcattgtcaCATTTTCTATTTTGAAGTTAACCATGGACAGCGAGTTTTTCATCAATGCTGGGCTACAATTCGAACCTTCGGCCCAACCGCCGTGGAAGCTCATGGCATTGATGCCGGAGATGAATTTTCCGGCGGGTCAACCTTCTGGTGACTTGATTACGCAACCCAATTGGGAGAAATCAGATCAGTATTCACAATTTGAATCTGCTCTGTCTTCAATGGTGACCTCCCCTGTTTCCCCTGTTTCAAATATCCCAATTATGGACCATTTTGTGAAGGAAAACTTGCCCCGAATGCGAAATTCATTGCCATTGAGTCCTAACTTGCCGTTAATTGCATCTGATCCTGGTTTCGCCGAACGGGCTGCAAAGTTTTCGTGTTTTGGTAGTCATAGTTTTAATGGTAGAAGTAATGAAATGGGCTTGAATTCAAACAAAACAGAGTTGCCATTAGGAAATAGTATTTCACCCGTGACACGAAAATTCCCTCGTGTTTCGAGTAGCCCAGCATTAAAAATCGATAGATCTCCTGTTAGATTTGAAGAAACCAAGAATTTAGAagaaaataatatgaaattGAGTAGATTATCAAACTCTGCTGCAAATTCTAATGAAGAATCCTCTGTTTCTGAGCAAGTTCCAAGTGGTGAACTTGGATTCAAGAATGTTAAAGATTCGAATTCTAGGAAACGAAAAGGTGCTTCTTTGAAAGGAATTGGCTCAATCACAAAAAAGGTAATGAACCCATTTGGGTTACAAAATACCCATACGGAATCGTTGACTTATTTGATCCAAAATTGAAtaaagttttgaacttttttgaattttcaggaGGAACAAGCAATTGATGATTCGAGTTCGAAAAGATTGAAGAAAACTGAGGAAGAAAATGGTGGTAAAAAGgaagaaaatacaaaattacCTGAGCCACCAAAAGATTATATACATGTTAGAGCAAGAAGAGGCCAAGCAACTGATAGCCATAGTTTAGCAGAAAGAGTAAGTTTTTTTTGTGGAAGGATTTCTTGATGTGATTTCCCCGGTTGTAATTCTTGATTTGATTGTAAAGATTTAAAGATTTTGGTACTGATAGAAGTTGTGAATTATGTGTTTGGTTTGATAGGTTAGAAGAGAAAAAATTAGTGAAAGAATGAAGCTTCTTCAAAACCTCGTACCAAATTGTGACAAGGTAAGCAAAAAATGTCAACTTTTGAGGGTTTTTTCTAGGTGAAATTTAGCTAAAAATGTCAACTATGATAGTTTTCCGACGCAGAATTGCTAAAAAATATGATGTTTTGGAATATAGGTTACTGGAAAAGCAGTTATGCTCGATGAAATTATCAATTACGTGCAATCGTTGCAAAGACAAGTTGAGGTAGATTAAGATTCTAACAAAAATATCTACTTTTCGATTATTTAGAAGTGTTGGTTACTAAGTTTTTTCGCAATACTTGTGTTTGTGTAGTTTCTTTCGATGAAATTGGCTACTGTGAATCCAAGTCTTGATTTTGACAGCAACGAACTACTCTCGCAGAAAGTAAGTCCAATGTCCTTATTTGAAAACATCGAATTTTCTCTTTAATGAGTGTCTTAAAGTAGACTCTTACATGATTATGAATCTAATTTCAGGCTAATCAATCAACTGGGAATTTATCTCAACAAACACCAAATTATTACCAACATAACCCGCAAGTAAACTTCAACGGGTCTGCCCCAATGGGCCAACCCGTTCAAGAATTTGCACAACCTTTTCCTCAGGTAAATTTTATAATCACCCCAAATTTATAGTTTCCTTAATTAGAAAGCCTTCATATAAGTTTCAAGCCTTTAATCAagattttgatttgttctttcagTTTCCGGGATTTGGCCAAGATGATCTCCAAAGCATCGTACGAATGGGTTTTGGAGGAAATCTTGATCTTGATACGTCTTTTTTTCAAACGACTCCTGATCAGCCAGCATCTAATATGAAAATCGAGCTTTAacatcaactattaaagattGTGTTTGTATATACGAAAGAGATCATCTACGCACGGTTCACACTTAAAGAAAAATGAGCCCTTATTATATCGCTAATCGATCCATTTTTAGGACTAATTGAAGCAATATTCTTCCTAATAATTCTAGTATATTGTTTTGTATCTTTCGTATGTTAATTTCTTATATAATTCTTATATGTGTTTGTAGTATGTCTAAATTGTATGTTTATCACACCcatttgtaaaatatatattttgttaatagAGAGAATTTGAGATGTGGAAATATCCACCTTCATTTCATTCCTATCAATTGCATTGCCGCCTTGTAttttataatgtgtttttttttacaacattcATGTATTAGCAATTTAGCACACCTAAAACTTATACATGGGTTTTTGGCACAAATCTAGTATAATGACcacttttttatgtatatacaaaTACACATATGTGTTTTATGTTGTCAAAAATACGATAGTGTAAAATACATAATGGTGACAGAGACGAAAGTATTGATATACAGATTGTCTCCATTGTAACAGTTCAAGATTTGAACATATGACATAGAAAAAAGAAACGGTTCATTGTcgttttttttgggttttgagCCTCAACTCCTCAACGGTGTATGcggaggttaagatgtaagtAGACCTTAATTACCTCTACGAAACTGCTTTTAgattctacctaaatggtagaaaaggacctccgtCCTTATGTTATGGGAAATTTCAATAATTTGAACATCTTAACCGATATATTTGTTTAGCTTAGAAAATACTCCGtacatattttaattaagttgAAAATGATTGGTTTGTTTGAGCTGTAATGAACAAAGTTTACAGTCTATTTATATGCATAATTTCTGCCACATTTTCTGCAACTGTTATTTTCACAGATTAACCCAAAAAACAGAACCTTCTGTTCTTCCTATTCTTCATGATTACATCAGTAAAAAgatcaaaaataatatataaaatcaaaaatgcaATACAAAACAGATATAATTAGAAGAATCCCAGGTTGTCATCGGTGAATTCTGACTAGACCCAATCACAAAGCCCATCTTTATAAtagaattaattaaaatcattaaaaatgaataaaaatatctCATCTGCTTTATAAAATATTGGTGTGACAAAAGAAAAGTTAAAGAGTATAGTGGATTTACAGGTATTAAAAAAGATGCTGAATTTTAAATACATAAGGGGTGGTtagtaaaaattaatatataaggaTGATTGTTTAAGTAAGGTTAACATTTTGGACATTTGTAGCTTTTTTCCTCTTATTTTATCAGGATTTGCATTATTGgattgatttaattaataaaaagattctttgaaaatgatataatttaCAGAAGAGTTAAgaattaaaagtaaatttaaTGTATTATAATCTGGTTAGGTGCCAGAATTGTCCCCCAAAaattattatggttattttaaatttgaatatatttgacattaatatttaacaaaaagtCGGGAGAGTGAATTACAATTTCATTCATTggtgtttgattttcttttaaaaaaatgtttttttaaagttttggaaaaattatatatagttcATGTTGTATATATTTAGATAGTTAATGTAAGCacggttttgaaataatttgtgttTCTAATACACATTTTCCCtagtagctagctagctagcggtcgacatcatcatcatcatagctGTATGTAGTAACTAATgttaaaaaattttgttttgatttcataCCAGAACTtagatgtttttaaaaattgtcaATTATCAAGCATTGAGTTAATACTAGGtaaaacattatttataacTATCAAACATTATTTTCTAGGATTTAGTTTGGTAAAACATAATCGATAACAGAAAATCACAGTATACGTTACCCATTTACCCATCAGATCGATTTATGTAGAAATTATTGACatttttaatatgtattataaaatcaaaatcaaaatacttAGATCGAATATATAATATGCTACgagtattatatttaatttgttaaaaaagtcTTTGCCAGTATCTTTTCCATAATCAAATGTTGACTATTTACGTCTACTTGTTATCGTTGTCAGAGAATTTATTTAAAAGAGCTTTATTACAAAGTTGAGGTGGTAGTAGTCATTCGTGTATTTGCTCTGCTCATGtgtaaacaaattaacaaaacatattGAAACATTAACATTTTAttctacatatacatatataatacaagTATGAGTGTAACtgtgtataaaataaatattaaaatagagAATGTTTATATGTTTAGTACATAATTATTAAAAGAGAATCTTAAAACAACATTAATGATCAAAACATAcataaaatgattaatcatatcGTACGACGGTGAGATGTTTTAACGCGTTACGACTTATgagtataattattgattaaaatAGTGTTATATAAAAGTGTTAACTTTTTGTTCTGCTAATTACtttctaattatttattaatagaaAGGAATCTTGAAAGCATATTTAAACTAAAGTATTATGGATGTTTAGCTTTCTGTCTTCGTTCATTGCATAAGTTTCTTCTTATTTATTTCTTTCGAAAATGATTGTTGAAACTTcaattaaaaagtatatttgtTTAATCACTTTGTAATGGGATTAAATTTTTATTCAAGTGATGGGCTATGATCACATGGGCATGTCTAGTTATTGACATCAAAAGACATTTTCATTTTGGTGCTAAGTTAGCGTAGACCACTAACTTTCAACAAAGAAGTGTCAATCGTTAATTTAATTAGATCAGCTAATAACCTTTTAATATAGTTCAAAGCATGTCACTTGATTGGTTCTTCTATTTGGTTTAGCTTTTTGTTTCGATTATATTGTTCACAATCATGCCTATTAGAGCCGGAGCACCCCTCCAACGAatacaactttttatataaattttcattccaaagttaataaaacaaatatgattTTCTTCAGTTGACTAATATCAATTAAGCAATATATTGACTCCCTAAATGTCAAATCTCAGCTCCGCTATTCCTAGTTTTTTTCGACAAGAAAGTTGTAATTATATGTTTGTGCTTTAGCTCAATTATGGTTAATTAGGTTCTAACCTATCCCGTTTAGGTTATTGTTTCACGTCTATGTTCATGATCATTGATCAAGGCTTGTTTTATCATCACTTAAGTTGTTATGTACTCATTTTTCACTATCTAAGTTATCAAGCAAATTGCATAATTATTCTTTAGATTAATACTTctttatagttattattattgttttaaaaaaatatcttaagtTGGTTCCACCAGGATGAAAGAAATGATTATAGTTAGAGGAGAAGTGAGTGAATGGTGGTGGTTGCATCATACGATCATTAGGGTGGGTCTCCGTTTACCACAATGTTAAGATTCACTTGCCTTTCATGCTTCTCCTTCTCAATTTCTTAATTTCTTCTCTCATTTAGTAGAAATATGATATTAGATAGACATAAAAATGCAATATATATgttggggtttgctaaatacagccctaagagctgtgtttaaggtgtataaattgtttgtacatttaccatgaaaatcaggggacggacttttaatatgaaaagtacaagtttttttatgcacgttgtTTTAGGTTGTTAAACATGTAAAGTTGATTATTAATCATCAACAGGTACTTGACTATTATAAGATTAGTAATGATCATCATTGATTAGTACGGtcaattacaaatttaaaagtttcttTCATAAGGTCATGTTGATGGCCAAACACACAAAAACGGAATAAAAAGAGCAAAGATATAAGAAAGACGGTAACAAGGGTAATTTTTTTCATGCTATACTAGCATAGTGTCCGCGCAATGCGATGGTGACGGGGCGGCGGCAACGActgatggtggtgacgacgaatAATGTACgctattgatgtaaatgtaattaatatagtgtttagtgtagttattttaagacttGAGAGACTGGTGGTGTAATTTACTTCACTAAaagtattttaggtatattaattgagataattaaattagtaaataaagaaaatgatgatgtaAGATAAGAGTAGGGATATTAGTCGTATTGCATAGAGTAACTTcaatattttcataaataaaaagggctattctttttatatgtaGGTATAGATATATAAGTGAAACTAACCAATCTTTTGAGAATGACTCTAAAgatcgaattttttttttaacaataatacaaagttaaaaattaaaaataatataacacATTGTAATCTATTCAACTAATcatgaaataaagaaaaatatgtggATTCCATGCTTTTTTTACCGacaaatttgatcaaaaacacTAGTGAGAAGCTAGCTAGCCAAAACGTATAAGAATTacgaaaaaaaatcaaaattacatatCGACTTAGGATGGATTAAAAACACCTTCATTCACGGCAAAACAATGTGTATTGTTCTTTAGCTAACTTTTCAATGACGGTGCTTTTTTTGTAGAATTTCGAGCAAGACCATCACCAACTTCACTAAAATGAGACGACCATATCAtagtcattttttaatttttttaaatttttcaaaaattttgactTCCAATATGTTTggttttaatcttttgaaacaCTATAGATTGATGAGTTTTATGTGAGAACCCAAATGGGCTTCTATTTCTTTGACGGGTTTTGAATATGCCTAAGATGATAGATTTGATACCCAACTTGTACTTATAATACTAGAATGCCGTTTATGTCTCACAATCATAATCCTTGGAATAAACTAAATCAATATTTAGTAACATTGATTTAATGAAGAACATGTAAAACTATCTGGTAATACATAAaactgtaaaaaaaataaaataaaaaaatatacagtaTATGAAATTCGggataaacataaaacaaaaactcttcatcgtaataataatagataaattaaaaatatttaggtTCAGATAAAAGTTACTTaaagcaaaaagaaaacattatcTATATAATCACttcatttttaaaacataatgtagcatcattaaaaatatattttccaCAATATATAGTTCATTTTAGTAGATagttgtttttaaactttttggcATGGATGAGTGGGTGGGTTTAAGTGTTGTTTTCCATTGTGACATCCAACTATGTTGTGTGATTTCATAAGTTTTCCACTTTTGGTCCTTTTCATTAGAAAGCAACTTCTCATTGTTCACACATGATATTGTCTCCCTTGTCCAACCAAATACTAGAAACTTGGCCAAATGTTGTCTCCATTCCTTGATCTTGGGTATGAAGATGAATGTCCATGCCATACTAGAAACTTGGCCAAATTTTGTGCAACTTTAAGGCATGGTCAAAAACATATTGTGTTTTGTTgtgtaataatataattaattgatgttCGCTTTGTGATCTCTTAAATAATGATCTAGCAATGATGGAATGGTGTaaagtaatgtaatgtaatcTTGAACAATGTGTATGAGTATCCTATAGGATTGCACTCCaaagttgaaattgaagtgTATCTATTTTGGTATCAAATCACCAACTACCAACTTTTATTTTGGCTAACAGATACAAATCTTGGCATCATATTTCATCCATTTGAATATCCTTCTATGATCAACCACCAGGAAAGATACTTCGGCAAAGATATATTCTCTTTATAGTTGATGATTCTATGAAATTAGTTAGGAGTATAAcaaaatatttctttttaataataatttattaactgTTAGCGTTTTTTCTCTTCACAATATTAGTGCttaaaggttttttatttttatttttcccaCAAAATTTGTTACGTTTCACTATATAGATTGGAATTGGGGTGACAATATACAAGGATTCGATTATCTTCACGACTATGTTCATTTAAAACTTGGGGTTGGTGACAAAAGATATTTCATTAATTCGATTCGAAC is drawn from Erigeron canadensis isolate Cc75 chromosome 9, C_canadensis_v1, whole genome shotgun sequence and contains these coding sequences:
- the LOC122582558 gene encoding transcription factor bHLH62-like: MDSEFFINAGLQFEPSAQPPWKLMALMPEMNFPAGQPSGDLITQPNWEKSDQYSQFESALSSMVTSPVSPVSNIPIMDHFVKENLPRMRNSLPLSPNLPLIASDPGFAERAAKFSCFGSHSFNGRSNEMGLNSNKTELPLGNSISPVTRKFPRVSSSPALKIDRSPVRFEETKNLEENNMKLSRLSNSAANSNEESSVSEQVPSGELGFKNVKDSNSRKRKGASLKGIGSITKKEEQAIDDSSSKRLKKTEEENGGKKEENTKLPEPPKDYIHVRARRGQATDSHSLAERVRREKISERMKLLQNLVPNCDKVTGKAVMLDEIINYVQSLQRQVEFLSMKLATVNPSLDFDSNELLSQKANQSTGNLSQQTPNYYQHNPQVNFNGSAPMGQPVQEFAQPFPQFPGFGQDDLQSIVRMGFGGNLDLDTSFFQTTPDQPASNMKIEL